CGATGGAGAAAGGAGCTAGGAGCAGCttcaactttcttcttctcctttcttaCTTGtgcgactcttttttctttcgcaactaaaccctttttttttcttaccccgTTTCTACTCCATTTGCTCCTATATTCTTTTTGGCTCCTTGCAAGtttccacccaaaaaaaaggagtaaaATGACCGgtaacgagagagagaaaatcctCTGCGTCACACGGTGGTGACACATCGCATAGCCACGGCaacatgggggggggggggtgaatTTCTCTTCGATCAATTGTTTCCCCGTTAAAATAACAGACACGAAAAAAGGACGCGCCCAATTTTTTGGCGTTCCCACCCCAGAAAAGTCGATTAGTAAAATGATTTCTGTCCGTACTACTAAACTACGTCgtgcaaagagaaaaaaagaaaaaaaaaatgggtcgaataaaatgataaaatgtcCGCGTGTAGAGAAAACAATATCCAGCGCTCATCGATCGTCTCTCTCTACTACCTTTAGAGTCGAATGGcgggcaactttttttctccctccctcccttccAACTCCTCCTATGTTGTACAGTAGAGAGCTGGAACACCAACATGACCTATAGACCGCTCGTCGACGTCTTTGCCTACTCCTCAATCACCTAACAAGATGGCAAATATTTGTCCAATGCGCACCACCCGTGTATTTATGTTGGAAAATTTCCTGCTAGATACACAAGAGAAACTAACCGGTAAAGGAATGTCATGCCACCCACATGccagagggagaaaaaaaaatccaaaagttCGCCCTCTGAAAAagagtcaacttttttttttctcttccagtcACATAACTGGATGGGATTTTCTTGCCTCCGCTCACGTAGAGCAATTCGGGAATCAAACTTGTGCGCCAGCCTTATATAGTTCTCCGACGGCCTTTCTTATTGAacacgaaagagagagactcgACGTAGAGAATGGAAGGCACTAGACAGAGAAATCAAAGGGAGTCAAGTCGGGAGAgagtagaaaataataaaaaataaacttaacttcattttgtctttttctctccccaaGTACTAGATTTTTATCGTCATCAGCCGCCGACGTGCCATTGGATTGCAATCTGATTTCATTCGTCGACTGACTCACCAACTCTCaaactcttctcttctctccagCTCTGCTTTTGCCCTTGGCCAGCTTTACCCTTGGCTGGAATTGACTGACGTGTCCagcgcaaaaaaagaaaaaaagtggaacCTCCAAAAAACCTGGTGGTCGTTGGTCGTGGTGTTGTCTATCGATCGCTCCTGCCACACACGTATATACCCATAGCGACACACTAACTctccagcagccagccagccagtccagtccagtcacacatacacacacacacgacacgaCGGCCATAGAACAGCAGCGGCGACTtaactgacacacacacacacaacagcgagtcatttaaagaagaagaagaagaataggaaaaaggagacGGCCTTTCTTatgggtcgtcgtcgttctcTTGGCAGCAGGTTGTTGGCCGGCCTGGCGCTAGTGTCCATGTCAATCTGTCTGGTGCTGCTCCATCAATTGAGTCACCAGGAGGCGAGAGCTGTGATAGGAGCAGGaggagcaggaggaggaggcaatGAAGCTATTGAAAGGCGAGAAAGACATTCCCATCGATATTTGCTTATGGCTGGCGGTGGCTCCATTCCAGGAGGAGCCGTAGGAGCCGCCGAACCACCAAAGTCTCACGTGACAAAAACGGCGGCAGGGACAGCAGACGACCATGGGGACGGGAGAGAACagaaccacaacaacaacaatcagtCTCAGTTGATGCCAATTTTGGATCGACGGTTGCCACGGTTACTCATCATCGGCGTGAGGAAAGGAGGCACGCGGGCCCTGCTGGAAATGCTCAACCTCCATCCCAACATCGCCATGGTCCCCGTCGAGGTCCACTTTTTCGACAAATTCGACAACTACCAGCGCGGACTCGACTGGTACCGGTCGCAAATGCCCCTGTCCACCGACGCCCAGCTGACGGTCGAAAAGTCGCCCAGCTATTACGTCACGCCAGAGGTGCCGGAACGCGTCTACGCCATGAATCCGCACGTTCAACTCGTCCTCATCGTCCGGGACCCAGTCACTCGACTCCTCTCCGATTTCGCCCAGATCGAAGCCTCCAGGGCCACCCAGAATCTTCCCAACCGACGATTCCAGGTAATTCATCAAAACATCCCATTTTAAATGCGTTACACACTTGAATCAAATATGACTTGAAACAACGCACAGAGTAGCTATACGGGGAAGACGACACGACATTTTTGTCGTTCCCCGCGCTGTCAAACTATTTCCACTGAATCATGAATGAATCGATTGACAGGTGGAATTGAATTCAGGAGATGACTGTAGAAGGAGCTCCTAAACTAAACGGTAGCCAACCCCAGTACCGtactatatataaaaagaaaaaaaaaaggaaaattgtaGGGGAAAAAAGGTCCTAGCGCGTGTTCCTCTTTGGTGATTCAGTGGATCGATAAAGTAGGAGccgaatagagagagagagtcttgaCGTAACGTTGAATAATTGGTTCGTCAGTTGTCAGTGTTGATTAGGTTCGTTATGTACGACGCATCCATCGGAACCCCCGTCTGCGGCACTCGGCTCCGCATGGACCGGTGAGAGGGACATAACATAAACATTATTAGACTCCTACAAGATATTTGGTCATTTCAATACCTCCGAGGGGTCTGCTGTAGCCCTATATTTATAGACTGGCTGCCACTTACTGGGCCGTGGCTCTGCATCCGGGGTAGACTGGGTACACGGCGGTCCTCGTTCACGCAGAGGAGCCGCTAATGAaagtgtgtgctgtgtgtgtgtgtgtgtgcgggacTCTCCCGCACTCGCACACACTTGAAGCCCAGCAAACCGATGCAGTCGGACCGAATCGTCGGAAAGGAGAAGAGATGAGCTAAGTCTCAGTCGATTTccctggagagagagagagggagtcTCCCTGGAAACACCAGCTCCCCATACAGAGAAAAAACGCGGGAGACCAGCCAGAGTTCCAACACGAAAAGATTGCATTGGCCGA
This window of the Daphnia pulex isolate KAP4 chromosome 5, ASM2113471v1 genome carries:
- the LOC124194994 gene encoding heparan sulfate glucosamine 3-O-sulfotransferase 5-like yields the protein MGRRRSLGSRLLAGLALVSMSICLVLLHQLSHQEARAVIGAGGAGGGGNEAIERRERHSHRYLLMAGGGSIPGGAVGAAEPPKSHVTKTAAGTADDHGDGREQNHNNNNQSQLMPILDRRLPRLLIIGVRKGGTRALLEMLNLHPNIAMVPVEVHFFDKFDNYQRGLDWYRSQMPLSTDAQLTVEKSPSYYVTPEVPERVYAMNPHVQLVLIVRDPVTRLLSDFAQIEASRATQNLPNRRFQDVALLPNGEVNTQNRALHVSLYAKFLSRWLHVFPRRQLHIVDGDRLIHDPYPELQKVERFLGLDHLIRRDQFYFNATKGFYCLMGVPSPTANLVTNINDDNFTSSSSSSSSASVDDHANYYPHHYHHKCLAGSKGRRHPQVPDEVISVLRQFFAPHNRKFFAMVGQDFHWPEQ